A stretch of Planctomycetia bacterium DNA encodes these proteins:
- a CDS encoding archease, which translates to MREYFEHTADIGIRVICPTLQDIFVEAGLALFELITEKIIDVKPIQSVPIQLKQKDRDLLLFDWLNQLLYLFETQHWLFSRFEIILSVDGLEAVAYGEPCDSQRHPPSHEVKAITYHQLKLEHQSDGDWLAEVIVDI; encoded by the coding sequence ATGCGTGAATACTTTGAACATACTGCTGATATTGGCATCAGGGTTATTTGTCCAACTCTGCAGGATATTTTTGTCGAAGCGGGATTGGCTTTATTTGAATTGATCACAGAAAAAATCATTGACGTAAAACCGATACAATCTGTTCCAATTCAGCTCAAACAGAAAGATCGTGATCTACTCCTTTTCGACTGGCTTAATCAACTGCTCTATCTTTTCGAAACGCAACACTGGCTCTTTTCACGGTTTGAAATAATCCTATCGGTTGATGGACTGGAAGCAGTTGCTTATGGCGAACCTTGTGACAGCCAGAGGCATCCTCCTTCGCATGAGGTGAAAGCAATCACCTATCATCAGTTGAAACTGGAACACCAATCTGATGGCGACTGGCTTGCAGAAGTCATCGTTGATATTTAA
- a CDS encoding HD domain-containing protein yields the protein MPRRYIRQFTDGDSFDDIFLATDKQVKTNRQGQAYLQLELRDRSGSLVARLWNATESVTRQINAGDFIKAKGKVQLFQGALQIILSDVQSVRGEKFDMTDFLPHTEQDIAKLQEKLKGLLFKSSDQHLRALAQAFFMDDKLIREYCKAPAGVRQHHAYLGGLLEHVVTMMDGAERLMPVYPALNRDIVLMGIFLHDIGKIRELRYDSAFNYSDEGELIGHIVIGVEILNEKIKQAEQLTEEPFPSELVNRLKHIIVSHHGQLEYGSPKLPMTPEAVFIYNLDNLDARTHAFVRDIKEDKNTQSNWTMFNPNLNRKLYKGEPANSMEGVMEDM from the coding sequence ATGCCTCGACGCTATATTCGCCAGTTTACTGACGGTGATTCGTTTGATGACATTTTTCTTGCTACCGACAAGCAGGTGAAAACCAATCGGCAGGGGCAAGCCTATTTGCAGTTGGAATTACGTGATCGTTCCGGGTCGCTCGTTGCCCGGTTATGGAATGCCACGGAAAGTGTGACCAGGCAGATCAACGCCGGCGATTTCATCAAAGCCAAGGGCAAAGTGCAACTGTTTCAAGGTGCATTGCAGATCATTCTTTCCGATGTGCAATCCGTGCGTGGAGAGAAGTTTGATATGACTGATTTCCTGCCTCATACCGAGCAGGATATCGCCAAGCTGCAGGAGAAACTCAAAGGCCTGTTGTTCAAATCATCTGATCAGCATCTGCGGGCATTGGCCCAGGCCTTCTTCATGGACGACAAGCTGATTCGAGAATACTGCAAAGCCCCAGCAGGAGTCAGACAACATCATGCCTATCTGGGTGGTCTGCTGGAACATGTCGTGACCATGATGGATGGTGCAGAACGCCTGATGCCGGTTTATCCCGCCTTGAACCGGGACATTGTTCTGATGGGTATTTTTCTACATGACATCGGCAAGATACGCGAACTCCGCTACGATTCCGCTTTCAATTATTCTGATGAAGGCGAGTTGATTGGTCACATCGTGATTGGCGTCGAAATCCTCAATGAGAAAATCAAACAGGCAGAACAATTGACTGAAGAGCCATTTCCTTCAGAGTTGGTCAATCGCTTGAAGCACATCATCGTTTCACATCATGGCCAACTCGAATATGGCAGTCCGAAATTGCCGATGACACCTGAAGCGGTATTTATTTACAACCTTGATAATCTGGATGCTCGTACGCATGCCTTTGTGCGTGATATCAAGGAAGACAAGAATACGCAGAGCAATTGGACTATGTTCAATCCCAATCTCAATCGCAAGCTTTATAAAGGCGAACCGGCTAACTCGATGGAAGGGGTCATGGAGGATATGTAG
- a CDS encoding DUF393 domain-containing protein: MDHKSDIPEAHAKALVLFDGECAFCQKSVAILRKLDWLNKLSFQNCRETEKLPRTQPPLVPVRMIEEMHLVPPSGHPIYWGFTAFRWMSWRLPACWLLAPFLYLPGVPWLGNKIYLWIAKIRFQLVPCKDGVCELPARPAQPKP, encoded by the coding sequence ATGGATCACAAATCAGATATTCCTGAAGCACACGCCAAGGCACTGGTACTCTTCGATGGAGAGTGTGCCTTCTGCCAGAAGAGCGTAGCCATTCTGAGAAAACTGGATTGGCTAAATAAGCTGAGCTTTCAAAACTGCAGGGAAACCGAAAAGCTGCCCAGGACTCAGCCACCACTTGTTCCAGTCCGCATGATCGAGGAAATGCACCTGGTTCCGCCATCGGGCCATCCGATTTACTGGGGCTTTACAGCATTTCGCTGGATGTCGTGGCGGCTGCCTGCCTGCTGGTTGCTTGCACCGTTTCTCTATTTGCCTGGCGTACCGTGGCTGGGCAATAAGATATACCTCTGGATTGCCAAGATCCGTTTTCAACTGGTTCCCTGCAAAGACGGTGTTTGCGAATTGCCCGCCCGACCTGCACAGCCAAAGCCATAA
- a CDS encoding RtcB family protein produces MERLDETRWKIPKGYRPDMKVDGIIFADDVLIDSIRKDVAPEQVANVATLPGIQMASIAMPDIHWGYGFCIGGVCATDPDESGVISPGGVGYDINCGVRLIRTHLDYDTVRPHLRNIVETLFRTVPAGVGQSGKYHFNRSELRQLMAEGPRYLLKRGLATESDIDFTEAHGRLDGADPDLVSDRALDRGAQQCGTLGSGNHFLEVQVVDQIHDEAACQTMGLFPSQVVIMIHSGSRGLGYQVCDDALTSLRGVPEKYGITLPDRQLACAPVSSPEGQHYLGAMRAAANFAWCNRQLLMWQAREAFASVLGKTWEELRMTLLYDVAHNIAKLEEHTVNNRQKKVWVHRKGATRAFPPGHPEVPSQYRGIGQPVIIPGDMGRASWVLAGKPGSMEKSFGSTCHGAGRCMSRTAAIKHAQGRRIDKELELRGVIARARSWKGLAEEQPDAYKNVDHVVEVVHQSGISTKVARLRPIGVIKG; encoded by the coding sequence ATGGAGCGGCTTGATGAAACACGATGGAAAATACCCAAAGGGTATCGTCCGGATATGAAAGTGGATGGTATTATTTTTGCCGATGATGTGTTGATAGATAGCATTCGAAAAGATGTTGCACCGGAACAGGTAGCCAATGTTGCAACGTTGCCGGGTATACAAATGGCATCGATTGCTATGCCTGATATACACTGGGGATATGGTTTCTGCATTGGCGGTGTGTGTGCTACTGATCCAGATGAAAGTGGAGTCATTTCACCAGGCGGGGTTGGGTATGATATCAATTGCGGCGTGAGGCTGATTCGTACTCATCTCGATTATGACACCGTCCGGCCACATTTGCGCAACATCGTAGAGACGCTGTTTCGAACGGTACCGGCTGGCGTGGGACAATCCGGGAAATATCATTTCAATCGATCGGAATTGCGACAACTGATGGCGGAAGGGCCTCGTTATCTGCTCAAGCGAGGGCTGGCTACCGAGAGTGATATTGATTTCACCGAAGCACATGGCAGGCTTGATGGGGCTGACCCCGATCTGGTCAGCGACAGGGCACTCGACCGTGGTGCCCAGCAGTGCGGTACTCTTGGTTCGGGAAACCATTTTCTCGAAGTGCAGGTAGTTGATCAGATTCATGATGAAGCAGCTTGCCAGACCATGGGACTGTTTCCCAGCCAGGTGGTCATCATGATTCACAGCGGTTCACGCGGCCTCGGCTACCAGGTATGCGATGATGCATTGACTTCATTGCGTGGTGTCCCTGAAAAATATGGGATTACGCTCCCTGATCGACAACTCGCCTGTGCACCAGTGTCCAGCCCGGAAGGGCAGCATTATCTGGGTGCCATGCGAGCTGCAGCCAATTTCGCCTGGTGCAATCGCCAGCTCCTGATGTGGCAGGCTCGTGAAGCATTTGCCTCGGTACTTGGCAAAACCTGGGAAGAGCTTCGCATGACCTTGCTGTACGATGTTGCACATAACATCGCCAAGCTGGAGGAGCATACCGTCAATAACCGACAGAAGAAAGTCTGGGTACACCGCAAGGGCGCTACCCGGGCGTTTCCTCCGGGACATCCCGAAGTGCCCAGTCAGTATCGTGGCATTGGCCAACCAGTGATAATTCCGGGAGACATGGGACGGGCCAGTTGGGTGCTGGCGGGTAAGCCAGGCAGCATGGAAAAATCGTTCGGCAGCACATGCCATGGCGCGGGGCGATGCATGAGCCGTACTGCTGCCATCAAGCATGCTCAAGGTAGACGCATCGACAAGGAACTTGAGTTACGTGGTGTCATAGCCCGTGCACGCAGTTGGAAAGGCCTGGCAGAAGAACAGCCTGATGCGTACAAGAATGTCGATCATGTTGTCGAAGTCGTGCATCAGTCAGGTATCTCAACCAAGGTCGCCAGGTTGAGGCCAATCGGCGTCATCAAGGGATGA
- the miaA gene encoding tRNA (adenosine(37)-N6)-dimethylallyltransferase MiaA yields the protein MVDITLFECCLILTGPTASGKSAVALQLAKTFQTEIISMDSMTIYRGMDIGTAKPSEQEQKEIPHHLIDVLDPWEKSSVAWWLTQARSIAEKILARGKCPIIVGGTPLYLKAIRYGLFEGPEIDPAIRADLETRTNVELHQQLSEVDQAAAQRIHLNDHKRLVRALEVYLSTGQTITHWQQQFDQQPKPRSVPVFCIEVDRQELYRRIEARIDSMMQSGWLDEVQRLLSLPQPLSREASQAAGYRELIEHLQGKCNLDEAVVAIKTRTRQLAKRQLTWFRHFPGLQHLTAEQAKHQLPGYISSMTPSIELAGSPL from the coding sequence ATGGTTGATATCACCCTTTTCGAGTGCTGTCTGATTCTGACTGGCCCCACCGCTTCCGGTAAATCTGCCGTTGCCCTCCAGCTTGCAAAAACGTTTCAGACCGAAATTATCTCCATGGACTCCATGACCATTTACCGTGGCATGGATATTGGTACGGCTAAACCTTCCGAACAGGAACAAAAAGAAATACCACATCATTTGATTGATGTTCTCGACCCCTGGGAAAAATCCTCTGTTGCCTGGTGGCTGACACAGGCTCGGTCCATTGCTGAGAAAATCCTTGCCCGTGGTAAATGCCCGATCATCGTGGGCGGCACACCGCTCTATCTGAAGGCGATTAGGTATGGATTATTCGAAGGGCCTGAAATTGATCCTGCCATTCGGGCAGACTTGGAAACCAGAACTAACGTTGAACTGCATCAGCAGTTATCTGAAGTAGATCAAGCTGCGGCACAACGTATCCACTTGAATGATCACAAACGCCTGGTACGAGCCTTGGAAGTCTATCTTTCAACCGGGCAGACCATAACCCATTGGCAACAACAGTTTGATCAACAGCCCAAGCCTCGTTCAGTTCCAGTCTTCTGCATCGAAGTGGATCGACAGGAACTCTATCGCCGCATTGAAGCACGTATTGATTCCATGATGCAATCCGGCTGGCTGGATGAGGTTCAGCGACTATTATCGTTGCCTCAACCGCTCAGCAGGGAAGCATCTCAAGCGGCTGGCTATCGGGAACTTATTGAGCATCTGCAAGGCAAATGTAATCTCGATGAAGCAGTGGTAGCCATCAAGACACGAACCAGGCAACTCGCAAAAAGGCAACTCACCTGGTTTCGGCACTTTCCCGGATTGCAACATCTGACAGCTGAACAAGCGAAACATCAACTGCCCGGCTACATATCCTCCATGACCCCTTCCATCGAGTTAGCCGGTTCGCCTTTATAA
- a CDS encoding PSD1 domain-containing protein — protein sequence MTLIWLASIQPGVLIPAVTKQDSKSVEYFETHIRPMLVQRCQSCHGPDKQKGGLRLDQPEWISQGGESGKIIVQGKASDSLLFQAVSYQHDTLKMPPRGKLADEQIQHVKQWIDSGAVMPAASASTSSAPTTSFNLDERLKHWCYQPLNKVNVPIAIDPATVITSIDPFFQQAWKTQQLQPSPAVSKSAWLRRVTFDLIGLPPTLDELDAFEKDTSDKAYASVVNRLLARKEYGERWARHWLDLMRYADTLGHEFDYDLPNAWRYRNYVIRALNDDVSYRQLVLEHLAGDLLPEPRINQKEQWNESIQGTGFLWLGEAKHGPVDIRQEQADRIDNQIDVIGKAFLGQTIACARCHDHKFDAIATRDYYALYGVLQSSRFQEALIDTPERRGNLIADLKRVNRELSAFLEQSPEKKITEEQPSAQTKSVVFDISTCRPQGEAWNWNAEKTRTAYFDSKAKSWMVRSVPAGCWDSGQFSQKLEGSLQTVSFTIQNRYLHILAAGMNGRVRVIVDGFVVIRDPIYGSLRRVVSSPVSHWQTFDLNMWQGRQAYVEFLDDGPEEISMTPDQGSQGMSWLQVSGMVASNEAKPPELPKEKSVPPVAIIHAEALKLLQERKACEDRMQAPRYSIATADGNGLDEHIFIRGNHRSPGERVPRGLSSVYCGQQELKTNQGSGRLALAERLVDPNQNPLIVRVIVNRVWKHHFGEGLVKSVDDFGRMGAEPTSMELLDYLADWFVKEGWSLKKLHRELVLSHLYRQSSSQTDQEISKRDPQNAWLSRMPLRRLEAESLRDAMLAISGRWNRKSYLEGSKMPYLTSLMQGRGKPSAQGELDGDGYRSIYLSIRRNFLSPFLTSFDFPTPFTAIGKRSVSNTPAQGLALMNDPLVKELSSQWACKLFEQTMSDQERIDRMYRMAYTRSATKDELQLAQEFLGEQMKQHQHHEQKAWAELAHAVFCSKEFFFIP from the coding sequence ATGACGTTGATCTGGTTGGCATCAATCCAACCTGGTGTGCTTATTCCTGCAGTTACTAAGCAGGACAGCAAATCAGTTGAGTACTTCGAAACACACATCAGGCCTATGCTGGTACAGCGTTGTCAGAGTTGCCATGGCCCGGATAAGCAAAAGGGTGGTTTGCGGTTGGATCAGCCTGAGTGGATCAGCCAGGGTGGTGAATCGGGCAAGATCATCGTTCAAGGCAAAGCTTCCGACAGCTTGTTGTTTCAGGCGGTCAGCTATCAGCATGATACTTTGAAAATGCCGCCACGTGGCAAGCTGGCCGATGAACAGATACAGCATGTGAAACAGTGGATTGATTCCGGCGCCGTTATGCCTGCAGCATCTGCTTCGACGTCGTCGGCACCAACAACTAGCTTCAACCTCGATGAACGATTGAAACACTGGTGTTACCAGCCTCTGAACAAAGTAAATGTGCCAATCGCAATCGATCCTGCGACTGTAATAACAAGCATCGATCCATTCTTTCAGCAAGCCTGGAAAACACAACAACTGCAGCCATCACCTGCTGTTTCCAAATCAGCCTGGCTTCGGCGTGTGACTTTTGACCTGATTGGCCTGCCTCCCACGCTCGATGAATTGGATGCATTTGAGAAGGATACATCCGATAAGGCATATGCATCGGTGGTTAATCGTTTACTTGCACGAAAAGAGTACGGCGAACGATGGGCCAGGCATTGGCTTGACCTGATGCGATATGCAGACACCCTGGGACACGAGTTTGATTATGATTTGCCTAACGCCTGGCGATATCGTAATTACGTCATTCGTGCACTCAATGATGATGTCTCGTACCGTCAACTGGTGCTGGAACACCTGGCAGGTGACCTGTTGCCTGAGCCTCGAATCAATCAGAAAGAGCAGTGGAATGAATCGATCCAAGGGACCGGTTTTCTCTGGCTGGGTGAAGCCAAGCACGGCCCGGTTGATATCAGACAGGAGCAAGCCGATCGTATTGACAACCAGATCGATGTTATCGGCAAAGCGTTTCTGGGGCAAACCATTGCCTGTGCCCGCTGTCACGATCACAAATTTGATGCCATTGCCACTCGCGATTATTATGCACTGTACGGTGTACTGCAAAGCTCACGTTTTCAGGAAGCATTGATTGATACTCCTGAACGCCGGGGGAACTTGATTGCGGACTTGAAACGCGTCAATCGTGAACTCTCTGCATTCCTGGAGCAGTCGCCAGAGAAGAAAATTACTGAGGAGCAGCCATCCGCACAGACAAAATCAGTTGTTTTCGATATCAGCACGTGCAGACCGCAAGGTGAAGCCTGGAATTGGAATGCAGAGAAAACCAGAACGGCATATTTCGATTCGAAAGCTAAATCATGGATGGTTCGTTCAGTGCCGGCCGGGTGTTGGGACAGTGGCCAGTTCAGCCAGAAGTTGGAAGGTTCTCTCCAAACTGTCAGTTTTACTATTCAGAACCGCTATCTGCATATACTGGCTGCTGGCATGAATGGTCGAGTCAGAGTCATCGTTGATGGCTTTGTGGTCATTCGCGATCCCATCTATGGAAGCTTGCGACGGGTCGTTTCCTCGCCAGTTTCACACTGGCAGACATTTGACCTGAACATGTGGCAAGGCCGGCAGGCTTATGTTGAATTCCTGGACGATGGGCCTGAAGAAATCAGCATGACACCAGATCAGGGTAGCCAGGGAATGTCCTGGCTGCAGGTCAGTGGAATGGTCGCCAGCAATGAAGCCAAGCCGCCGGAATTGCCGAAGGAAAAGTCCGTTCCGCCTGTTGCAATCATCCATGCAGAAGCACTGAAGTTGCTGCAGGAACGCAAAGCCTGCGAAGACAGAATGCAAGCACCACGATACAGCATTGCGACAGCAGATGGAAATGGATTAGATGAACACATTTTTATTCGAGGCAATCACCGCAGCCCGGGGGAACGGGTGCCACGAGGCCTCTCCAGTGTTTACTGTGGCCAACAGGAGTTGAAAACCAACCAGGGGTCTGGACGATTGGCATTGGCCGAAAGGCTGGTTGATCCCAACCAGAATCCACTTATTGTTCGAGTCATCGTCAACCGCGTCTGGAAGCACCATTTTGGCGAAGGGTTGGTCAAATCGGTTGATGATTTCGGTCGCATGGGGGCTGAACCAACAAGCATGGAACTGCTCGATTACCTGGCAGACTGGTTTGTGAAAGAGGGTTGGTCGCTAAAGAAGCTGCATCGCGAACTGGTGCTGAGTCATCTCTATCGTCAGTCTTCATCCCAGACTGACCAGGAAATCAGCAAACGTGATCCACAAAACGCATGGCTTTCTCGCATGCCTCTGAGAAGACTGGAAGCAGAGAGCCTGCGTGATGCCATGCTGGCCATCTCCGGGAGATGGAACCGCAAAAGTTATTTGGAAGGCAGCAAGATGCCTTATCTCACCAGTCTGATGCAGGGACGCGGCAAACCTTCTGCACAAGGTGAACTGGATGGCGATGGCTATCGCAGTATTTACCTCAGCATCAGGCGGAATTTCTTGTCCCCTTTTCTGACATCTTTTGATTTCCCCACGCCGTTTACCGCCATTGGGAAACGTTCCGTTTCCAATACGCCTGCTCAAGGATTGGCCCTCATGAACGATCCGCTGGTAAAAGAGTTATCATCGCAGTGGGCTTGCAAGCTATTCGAGCAGACAATGTCAGACCAGGAACGGATCGATCGAATGTACCGAATGGCCTATACGCGAAGTGCAACGAAGGATGAGTTGCAACTTGCTCAAGAATTTCTTGGCGAACAAATGAAGCAGCATCAACATCACGAACAAAAAGCATGGGCTGAATTGGCCCATGCTGTGTTCTGCAGCAAAGAGTTCTTTTTCATCCCTTGA